AGAAGAGCAAGGAGATTATGGACTTTTGATGGCACTTCCCGTTCATGTTGCCTTTATTATGGATGGAAACGGCCGCTGGGCAAAGAAAAGAGGACTTGAAAGAATCGAGGGACATAAGAAAGGGGCAGAAGTTGCAGATTCGGCTTCTCGTTGGTGTGCCGATTTAGGGATACGATACGTAACACTCTATGCGTTCTC
This window of the Mesotoga infera genome carries:
- a CDS encoding isoprenyl transferase, translated to MALPVHVAFIMDGNGRWAKKRGLERIEGHKKGAEVADSASRWCADLGIRYVTLYAFS